In Nitrospira sp., one genomic interval encodes:
- a CDS encoding type III pantothenate kinase — MLLTIDIGNTNVVWGLFDGSELKGHWRLATDSRRTENEYGMLLLDLLRHTGLAPEQITGSILSSVVPALTSTFDAVVQTYFHLTPIIVGPEIDSGLTLRYANPKEIGSDRIVNAAAAHARYRTDLIIVDFGTATTFCAVTKAGEYLGGVIAPGLGISADALFSRTAKLPKVEIIRPKTVIGTDTIEGIQSGLLFGYVGLVDGIVRRMERELGHTSKVIATGGLASVIAAETESIQDVLPFLTLEGLALLYRRSHRG; from the coding sequence ATGCTTCTGACCATCGATATCGGCAACACCAATGTCGTCTGGGGCTTGTTCGACGGGAGCGAGCTGAAGGGCCATTGGCGTTTGGCCACCGACTCGCGCCGCACCGAGAATGAATACGGCATGCTCCTGCTCGACCTGCTCCGCCACACAGGCCTCGCCCCGGAGCAGATCACCGGATCGATTCTTTCCAGCGTCGTCCCCGCGCTGACCTCGACCTTCGATGCCGTGGTCCAGACTTACTTTCACCTGACGCCGATCATCGTGGGCCCGGAGATCGATTCTGGCCTCACCCTCCGGTATGCCAATCCGAAGGAAATCGGCAGCGACCGGATCGTCAATGCCGCCGCCGCCCATGCGCGGTACCGCACCGACTTGATCATTGTCGATTTCGGCACGGCCACGACATTTTGCGCCGTGACCAAGGCCGGCGAATATCTCGGCGGCGTGATCGCCCCCGGCCTCGGCATTTCCGCCGACGCCCTCTTCTCGCGCACGGCCAAATTGCCCAAGGTCGAAATCATCCGACCCAAAACCGTGATCGGGACGGACACGATCGAGGGCATCCAAAGCGGCCTCCTGTTCGGCTATGTGGGGTTGGTCGATGGCATCGTACGCCGCATGGAGCGCGAACTCGGCCACACCTCCAAGGTCATCGCGACAGGCGGCCTCGCGTCGGTGATCGCGGCGGAAACCGAATCGATCCAGGACGTTCTCCCCTTTCTCACGCTGGAAGGTCTCGCACTCCTCTACCGTCGCAGCCATCGAGGCTGA
- the grpE gene encoding nucleotide exchange factor GrpE: protein MVDDDKNSQSIDNLDASETPIETSAEGAADLQLALESKTEECKGLNEKYLRLAAEFDNYKRLAQRDQREQIKFGNERILKELLPVVDNLERAIKSAKDAATVDALTQGVELTLKQLLSALNKFGVTPVESVGLAFDPATQQAVAQVPSETVPENHVVEEYQRGYLLQDRILRAAMVSVSTGAPN, encoded by the coding sequence ATGGTTGATGACGATAAGAACTCTCAGAGTATCGACAACTTAGACGCTTCCGAGACACCGATCGAGACGTCCGCCGAAGGCGCAGCCGATCTGCAGCTCGCGCTGGAGTCGAAGACCGAGGAATGCAAGGGCCTGAACGAAAAATACCTGCGGCTTGCGGCGGAGTTCGACAACTACAAGCGTCTGGCACAGCGCGACCAGCGCGAGCAGATCAAATTCGGCAACGAACGGATTTTGAAAGAGCTGCTCCCGGTGGTCGACAACTTGGAGCGGGCGATCAAGTCGGCGAAAGATGCCGCGACCGTGGATGCCCTGACCCAAGGGGTGGAACTGACGCTCAAGCAACTGCTCAGCGCGCTGAACAAGTTCGGCGTCACACCGGTCGAAAGCGTCGGATTAGCCTTCGATCCGGCCACACAACAGGCCGTGGCGCAGGTGCCGTCGGAGACCGTGCCCGAGAACCATGTCGTGGAAGAATATCAGCGCGGCTACCTTCTCCAAGACCGAATTCTCCGCGCCGCAATGGTCTCTGTGTCGACCGGAGCC